The Zingiber officinale cultivar Zhangliang chromosome 2A, Zo_v1.1, whole genome shotgun sequence genomic sequence TTGTAATAGTTACTATAACGTTATAGAATCAATAGCTGCTACAACCATGTATTAACTACTACAACAGTACAGTAATTATTACAACGGTGCAACAACTGCTATGTTGTAACAACTATTGTATAATAGTTGTTACAACGTATAGCAGTTATTGTATAGTAGTTATTATAATGTATAGGAATTGTTATACAGTAATTGCTACATGTTATAATAGTAATTACTACATGTTGTTGCATGTAATAATAGGAGAGAGATAAgagaatttattttaatttaaaagtaaaaaagaatAGTTATTATATGTAAATGTGAGAGAgggattaaattttttttttggactgTATGGCTGTCATTCACAGTTGCGTAGAAATCGTGTGTCTGGGatgaaattataaaattttaaaaatttcgtgtgtgtttttttttaaattttgaaagtttaaagggaataaatataatttcccttTTAATTAATTGATATATAAAATTTTCGACCCAGGGCGTATTTGATCCGACCCACGCCTCTTCCAGAGAGTTCCTTATCTCTTCTCCATGGCTTCACTTCTCTTTCGTTCACCTCCGCCCTTGGCAGCCCGGCCGAGGCTCGTTGCTGCGACAAGCCGCACGCTGCTGCTGCTCTTCGGTCCTTTGCGCACCTCGTTTCTCCGTGAATCCAAATGGCTGCCGTTGTTTCGTAGCCGCGACAGCAGGAGACCTCTCTCGACTGCCATTACCACCACCTGCTTCTGTAACGCCGATGACAAGTTGAAGTCCGCATCTTCTGATGACTATCAGGTCTGATTCTTCCTTTGCTGCAGAAGCCGGTTCTATTCGTTCTTCCCTTGCCCCTTTTATTAGATCGTCTTTCATGAGATTGTAGTTTATAACCTATTGCACATTATGAAAAGGAGCTTGTTTTTTGTTGGAATTAGAATTCTTTGCTAACAACTTCTGCAATTGTCTGACTAGATTCGTGCAGTCGTATTATCCTTGTGCCTTATGCAGTTTTTGATAGTAATTACAGGATTCAAATGTGAAATGGCTCGTCCTTCGTAGGTGGGATGTGCCATGGAGTTGGCAAACTATCACGCTTACAATGATGGCATGCGGACTAAGGTATGCTGCAGCTTAGTGTTCAATGCTTGTTATGGCATTCATTTGTTGGCAATCTTCTGGTGTACATCATTGATCAATGAatcttttttataaaattattctaGAAATGTTGTGCCACAATTTTATTCTtgtaataaaaaaagaaaaaaagttgTTTTTAATTGAATACCTGTTTATGGCATTTGTGTTGTCCTTCTGCTGATGTTCATTACCACACAGTCTTTTGTTCAAAACTATTCTGAAAAATGATGTGCCACAATTTCTCTTTTTGGATTGAAAAAGAACAAAAAATGGTTTAATTGCCTTCCTTTTTGTCACCTTGAGTTGTATTTGTATCTAGTGTTCGTTTGATATTTGTCAACAGAtagaagttgaaaattttccagACAGCTTTGTCCTTACAGGGTTAGTGGAGGCATCACTATTGCCATATCTTGGTTTCCAAGGCAGGGAAGTTAGTTTGGATGAGAAAGCAGAACTTTTGTTTGCTGGGCAATTGTATGAGTGGATATCCTCGATCTTAGTTTCCAAATACATTTTGTTTTGTTTCTGTTTGAGTTGTAGCTCTTATCATATTTGTGTATCATTGGACAGCTCTGTGACAGCAGTTGTGCTAGGGGTGATGTATGGTATCACCAAGAGCTTTGAGCCACTTCCAGATGATCTGTTTTGTTATGGTGAGATCTcattaatctcttgtttttcaaCATCATATGTGAGCTAAGATCTACATGGTTGTAATACAGTCAATATGCACTGATATCCTCAATTGGTCTAAGAATTGCAttgcaataaatataaaaaattaaattttctctaAAAAGAACGAAAAGAAATTTTGTTGCTGTTACATGTgaacttgatatttttttttctttgtcctTATTATGTTTGGTTATTTTTCTTACTATATTCTTGGCTCATGAGGATTATTTTCCATGACTTAACTATTAGAACTGCTCTATCATTGAGACTTAATCCACAAAATAAGTTGATTATTATGGGTAGCACATGCCTTTTATTTCAAACATTATGGTAGTTCTGGTCTTCACTTGAGTGATGTGCAAAATCGCTCTTCAAATAGTATGAAATTTATGAAAAAGGAATTGAAGCATCCCCGTCAACATAACTATCTGATGGGTATGTTATAAATTTCTCAGATCTCAGGAGACCATTTGAACTACGGGATGGTTGGCTCCTGTGGGCAGGAATCGGTTTCATTGGTGCACTACTTGCTATTGCTCTAACAGGAGTTGCCTTGAATGCCTTTCATGGTGAAAATCCACAACGAGAGGTTAGATGTTGTATATGACCATCTGCTTTGAAGGATAATAAAAATTGTTTTCAttgtatttttctaaattttgtttgacatatttaatttccttgccgGTTGTGCAAGAAAACTATGGCAAAGGTAGGTCGGAAGAAGATCTACTTTCTTGATTTAGTAGGTACGTGAGACGAGTTCCCAAAAAAATTTCCAACTTTACACTTTCGTAACACGAAAACCATTTCAAACATTTAAAGGAGACAGGATGAAAACTCCATCCCTGGATGAGCTCTTACTTGGACATCATGGCCCTGATGTTGTTGGGAATAGAATGTTGGTATTTTGGTGGTTCTGAATCCCAACTGAACGTGATTTCCATGGAAAATGAACAAGAGACAGAGAGAGGTAAGTACTATGTTACCATATCTATAGATGGTTACCTCTCCAAACCAAATGCGGCTTGTCCACTTTGGACGTTACAGAAGTCTGTGGGTACAATTGACAATCTCAAGTGGCACCAATATCATTCCTTGGTTTTCTTGCTTATTGCAGCAGCATTTCAATGCCAGCCAATCCACTTGGATTTTATTGGAAGCCACAAATACATTCTTAAAAGTTGCTTGTGATGGATTTCATTATGGATGAGAACTAGTTATGGCACTTTAATCTTCCTGTTAAAATATAATTGTAGCTGGTATTTAATAATATTTGCGATATAGATCTTGATTTTAATGTCATACAGTTATTTTGATGTGTTTCGTGCAGTTGCCAATATTTTGAATATTGTCCTATCAGTCTTAACATCTGGTTTTTTATACAATTCTTTAATGTGCAATATTTGcactaaaaattaagttaaattttagttcaaaattttctaagcttATTGCATAATTGTGTGCCAGACTGATGCTTTAGTTCGCTTGTTGCCATTGATTGGCTCTTCAGGTATCAGGTATGGCGTTCTGTATCTTGCTTTTTAAATGAAGATTAAGTGAATGTCTGATTATGTAAAATCTGGTTTATGATAGCACTGCATGTCTGGTGGGTATAACTGGTGTTTTAGCCCCAGTTCTTGAGGAGACTATCTTCCGGGGATTTCTCATGGCATCTCTAACTAAATAGTATATTCCTTGTTCCAACTTTCTTTTCATAATACTTGTTAATTCCAACTCCCAATATGTTAGTGATTCAATTGTTGGTCTATCTTAAAGTTTGATCAACTGATTCGTTGTTGTCAGTTGTCATTGAGCTATTAGTTTATGCAAAATGTACATAGATAATTATTCACCATCGACTAATATGAAACTGACAGTGACAGATCAACATTGCCATCTGAAAGCATCACACAATAAGAGAGGAGGAGACACGTCCTACCCTGCCTCATTGTTCAAAAATATACTTTGTTATTCACAACACTTCACATTTTTCTAGTGCTTCATATAGCATCACCAAGTGATATTGTAAACTGCATTTTATCTAGAAACTAATGGGGCATTTGTTTCACAAAAGGAATTGATAAATAATAAGCCGGATTACAGGAATAGTCTATTGTGCTTGCCCAGACCATTTTGCTCGGTCATAATATATATTCTTTGGAGAATTGAACAAAGTAAGAATACATATTTTTTGAAGAATGGAATGGAGTACGAATGGTTATTCCTTCGACTAAGGGAAGAAATAACTAAGAAAGATAATTAGAGAATCACAATTGCAATGGAATTAGAATTCAATGTTTATTTTAGtgattataaatatattattctAGAGTTCACAGGGAATAGAAGAGCTAATTCTATGAACCAAACACACCACAAAATACTTTTCTTGTTGTGTGTTTAAAATGTATACTAATTCTCAACTcatattaatttttcattttgtaTGCAGTCTGCCAACACCAGTTTCTGTGATTATAAGTGCTGCAACATTCGCTCTCGCTCATCTAACTCCTGGAGAATTTCCTCAGCTGTTCATTTTAGGTAGTAATTTAATTTAGTTGGGTGTAGAACCACTTAAGCTAAGTTAACAAAGGGCTTGATGCTTGCATATTTATCAGTATGTGCGCAAACCATGAGCGGCTTGCCAAAAAGATCTTATTAGTTGCAACTGAATACTTTTGGTTATCCAACTATTCCTATGTTTTCTGTGCAAAAACTTACCTGAAACTTCCTGATAAAACTTTCTTGATTTGTTGAATTCCACATCAGCTTAATAGTCCGTATGCTAAAACCTTTTGATGGATTAATAACTGTATATGAGTATGAACTTAATTTACTGTAAGATTCTTTGTTCTAAAAATTGATTCTGTTTGTTATTGCATTTGACAGGGGTGGCTTTAGGTTTTTCATATGCTCAAACTCATAATCTACTAACGCCGATCACAATTCATGCAATCTGGAACTCGGGGGTGATCTTATTGCTTACATTTCTTCAGGTACACTGTACAAGTGGTTTATTTGGCTTTTGACTCTGTGCTGTATATTCATCTATATGGTCCTTCTGAGAATTTGCAAATGAGTGTTATACTATATTTCTATAATGCCCGGGTGGAAAACCAAATGTAGCCGCCTTTTTCGTCAGAATCATGCATCCTTCTTTAGGCAGAATTGTGTGATCTCGAACTGCCTATTGTTTTATTCAAGTTCCAAACTAGATTAAAATAGATGGAAATGTGCTTATAATTCACTAGATGTTTCAAGTTATCGAATACATGTTCGACTGAAGATTAATTCCTTTTCTGAAAATGCACTACTGTGATCCTGTGTATAA encodes the following:
- the LOC122043362 gene encoding uncharacterized protein LOC122043362 isoform X1, with protein sequence MASLLFRSPPPLAARPRLVAATSRTLLLLFGPLRTSFLRESKWLPLFRSRDSRRPLSTAITTTCFCNADDKLKSASSDDYQDSNVKWLVLRRWDVPWSWQTITLTMMACGLSFVLTGLVEASLLPYLGFQGREVSLDEKAELLFAGQFSVTAVVLGVMYGITKSFEPLPDDLFCYDLRRPFELRDGWLLWAGIGFIGALLAIALTGVALNAFHGENPQRETDALVRLLPLIGSSGISTACLVGITGVLAPVLEETIFRGFLMASLTKYLPTPVSVIISAATFALAHLTPGEFPQLFILGVALGFSYAQTHNLLTPITIHAIWNSGVILLLTFLQLQGYDIRELLQAP
- the LOC122043362 gene encoding uncharacterized protein LOC122043362 isoform X2; this translates as MELANYHAYNDGMRTKIEVENFPDSFVLTGLVEASLLPYLGFQGREVSLDEKAELLFAGQFSVTAVVLGVMYGITKSFEPLPDDLFCYDLRRPFELRDGWLLWAGIGFIGALLAIALTGVALNAFHGENPQRETDALVRLLPLIGSSGISTACLVGITGVLAPVLEETIFRGFLMASLTKYLPTPVSVIISAATFALAHLTPGEFPQLFILGVALGFSYAQTHNLLTPITIHAIWNSGVILLLTFLQLQGYDIRELLQAP
- the LOC122043362 gene encoding membrane-embedded CAAX protease MroQ-like isoform X3, with the protein product MMACGLSFVLTGLVEASLLPYLGFQGREVSLDEKAELLFAGQFSVTAVVLGVMYGITKSFEPLPDDLFCYDLRRPFELRDGWLLWAGIGFIGALLAIALTGVALNAFHGENPQRETDALVRLLPLIGSSGISTACLVGITGVLAPVLEETIFRGFLMASLTKYLPTPVSVIISAATFALAHLTPGEFPQLFILGVALGFSYAQTHNLLTPITIHAIWNSGVILLLTFLQLQGYDIRELLQAP